The Spirochaetales bacterium sequence ACTCGGTCTGCTGCGAAGACTCTGGGGCGCGGCCGGTACGGTGACCAATCCGCCTTCGGTGACCAATCCTCCGACAGTGACCAATCCTCCGACGGTCACCAATCCTCCGACGGTCACCAACCCGCCGACGGTTACCAATCCTCCGTGGATTACAAACCCGCCGACGGTTACGAATCCTCCGACAGTCACCAATCCTCCGACGCAGACCGTTCCTCCGGGGACACAGGGAAGCGTTTTCTTCGTGCCGATGTCATCGACAGTCGGAATGGGCAGCAACTTCACGGTCGAAGTCCATGTGGATTCATCGAGCAGTGATGTCGCCGCATACGGCTTCACCATTACCTGGAGCGGCTGTATCAGCGTGAATACGTCTGTCGGAACAAACGGCGTCGAAGCCGGTGCACAGGGTTATGTCTCGGCGGTGAACGCGAACAACGCCAACCAGCTCATCGTCAGCGGTTTCGATACGGCAGGCGCCGGACCCGGTTCGGATCTTCACATGATCACCATCAATTTCACGGCCGGAAATTCCGAATGTAATACGTCACTCAGCCTCACGGTCGACAACCTCGTCAATTCGGATACAAACGAAATACCGTCATCCGGAAGCACCGGTTCGGTCAGCGTTTCGAGCTCGAATCCCGGTGATGCGAACGACGACGGGACAGTCAACATCGTCGACGCACTCCTTGTCGCACAGTACTACGTCGGACAGAGTGTATCGATCAACACCGGCGCCGCGGACACGAACTGCGACGGCCAGATTACGATCGTCGACGCGCTCAGGATCGCCCAGTACTATGTCGGTCAGCTGAGTTCACTCGACTGCTAATCGGATTTATTCATACCCCTGGCTTTATATTAAGCCGGGTATGCAACCGGAAAATTATACGGGGAGCAAGCCGGAAGGCCGCTCCCCGTTATGATTCGCTGGAATAGCCCTCGCGATGAATCGTGATACAACGGGACATTGCGAGGGTTTTTATTTTCATACTCCCTTGCCTGCACGATAAAAAAACAGTAAAATATTTTCAGAATACTTAATCCGGATAAAGGGTGGTAATATGGAGTTTTCATCGTCTTTTGTTGATTCAATGCTTGATGAGGGCAATTATCTTGCCGCGTATCTTCATATCAAAGAGTCGGCTCCCGGAAAGGAAAAGGAAATCGAGTACAAGGGAAAATGTGTCATGCGGATACTCGATGAGTTGACGGTGAGTGAAAGAAGGAGAAACAGGGAAAAATTACACTATTACCGGTCCCTTCTGCTTTTGATCTTTCAGGACGTCCCGGCCCTGGCCAGATTTTACCGCGGCCAGCTTCGAAGCCTGCGCGATGCGCAGAACCCGCTCGATTTTCTGAGGGACCTCAAGGAAATCGCCGAAGCGACCGGTAATCGTGAGGAGTTCGAAAGGCGCGTTGAAGATACCATCGAAGATATCAAGGACAGAATGGAAGATACGGCGGACAGTATCAGGGACGGTTCGGCGCAGGAATCCCTCGAAAACCTGGTTAATATCGCGGGGGATGGGATCAAGGAAGGCCTCAAAGGATTTTCACGGTTTCTCAATGATTTTACGAAAACAGTCAGGGAAGAATCGGAAAAGCGAAGGGGGCTTGTTGAAAATGAGAAAAGAATAAAGCCGGCCGGAGAAAAGAATGATACGGCTTCCGCGATGGAAAACGAAAAAAGCCGGAAGGATCCGGGACCCTCGGAAGAAAAGCCGGATGAGGGTGATGGAACGGAAAAAGACGCCGGGTAAAAATACGTCCGGAAAGGATGTACCCCGAACGTTGCGGCATTGTTGCCAAAACGGACGGGAAGATCGAAAGGCTTTGCCTTTCAATCAAAATAAAGGCGGCGGTTCAATGGACCACCTCTCAAGGAGATACTTCCTCGGGAAACCGTTTCCATTAACAGGGGCGAGGGGATTTCCTAACTGGATATCACTTTTTTCTCGAAATAAAGCGACATGCCCGCGTCCAACGACACCGCAACGGGCCGGCAATCGGAGTCGGCCGGGTTCCCGTGTCCCGTCCGCGCGTTAAGCGGACAACCGCCCCCGCAGGCGAGTCGATAGCTGCAAAGGCGGCATTCCGTTATCGTTGTGATATCCCGGTCCTTATAACGGTCGATCTCCGCTTCATTCCACGATTCCTCCGGATAATATCTGCCGATATCGCTTTTCGACTCAATTGCGGCAAGGGGACACAAAAAAAGCTTTCCCGTATGATCGCATGTCAAAGACGATATGATTGCAGGGCATGCATCAAAGGAGGGAGGGGGGAGTTCCTTCTTTTGAAGAAGTTCGTACGAAATACCGCGGAAAGGTTGCAAGAGTTCGAGTATTTCCGGGTAATCGATTACCGTCTCGTAAAGGGCGGAGAGGAATGATTCATCGCTTGAGATGATTTCATTTTCCGAGGGGCAATAAAAAATATGCCGCCGGTTTCCAAGCCTGGCGCGAAAAAATTCATTTTCCGTCCAGCCCCGCTCGAACGTAAAGGCGGCAAGGGTATGCAGTCCTTTCAGGTCCTGTCTCCGGCACCGTATGTCGAGGCAGAGCGGGATGCCGCGGGAAAGGACTTCATCGATACCGCTTGCCGTTTTTTCCGGAAGACCGGGGATTCCAGTCGAACTGCGGATGTCCGGTGTTTTACCTCCCTCCTTCGCGAACGCGCCTTCCATATCGAACAGGATGTGAATTTCATCCGTTGCACCGGGCTCCAGTCTTATCGGGTATTCGGAAAGAGTAAGGCCGTTTGTCGAGAAGGAAACCTTGATACCCCTTTCTGCGGAGCCGGTCATAATATCATCGATAATGCTTTCGTATGTGTCGCCGGTGAGGAAGGGCTCCCCGCCGCAGATTACGATTCTCTTTTTCCTGTTTCTGTATCGGGAATCGACAAGGCGAAAGAAGGCATCGACGACCTCGGGCCGGATGGGTTCGTCCGCTTTCATTTTTTCATCCTTACCCTTGATCGGCAAACCGGCCCCGTCCGTATACCACGGTATAAGAAAGAGATCCATCCGTGAAGACGATTGTCTTTTCGAGAAGTCGAGATAGGCGTTGATGAACATTATTTTTTCATCTTCTTTGTTTAAAAGAAAACCTTTGCGGACCAGCAGATCCTCCTGATTTTGAAAATTTCCTTTTGATATAGAAAGCGCCGTTTCCTCGGGAACGATGGCGGCGCCGCCGGTAAGGAGATTGATCAGGTAATAATCGGAAGCGTCCCTGATTTTTCCTATTATGGTATGCTCGGAAAGAACGTAAGGGATTTCTCCATTCATATGATGCTCCTTTCTGGTTTCCATCCGGTCGAGACTATACTATACGGACTTTACTATGATTCGGCAAGGGCTTCATGTATGAGACGGAATCCGCAATAACACCCCGAAACCGGCATTCGGTGATAATGCCCCTTTACTTTTCATTCGTTTTCATTTATAAAAAAGTGAAAACCGGGTATATGATATACCGGAAGCGGACATGAAATGAAAGCGGGTTAATGATGGATGTCATTGTAAAGATATTCAATATCGCGGGAAGCCTCGCCGTCTTTCTCTACGGCATGAAGATCATGAGTGACGGTATTCAGAAAGTCGCGGGAGAACGTCTCCAGTCGATCCTCAATTTCATGACGAGAAACCGATTTGCCGCCGTACTTACCGGTTTTCTTATCACATCGATTATCCAGTCCTCATCGGCGACAACCGTCATGGTGGTGAGTTTCGTGAACGCGAGCCTGCTTTCACTCACGCAGGCAATCGGTGTGATCATGGGCGCCAATATCGGGACGACGGTGACCGGGTGGATCGTCTCCATATTCGGGTTCAAGTTCGATATCACCTGTATCGCCCTGCCGGTCGTCGGGATCGGGTTCCCCTTTTTCTTTTCAAAAGTACCCGGAAGGAGGGATTTCGGCGAGGTGCTGGTCGGCTTCGGACTGCTTTTCCTTGGCCTCATGTTTCTGAAAAACTCCGTCCCGCCGATCAAGGAGCATACGGAAGTATTCGAGTTCGTGAGAAATTTCGAAGATATGGGACCCGTTTCCCTTCTCCTGTTCGTCCTTCTCGGGACAATGGTCACGGTTATCGTCCAGTCCTCGAGCGCGGCAATGGCAATCACGATCGCAATGGCTTTTGCGGGGTGGATACAGTTCCCGTCGGCCGCGGCGATCGTGCTCGGAGAAAACATCGGGACCACGATCACCGCGTACCTCGCCTCGCTCAATACGAATGTAGCGGCCCGGAGGGCGGCGCGGGCCCACTTTCTCTTCAATGTGATCGGTGTCGTCTGGATGCTTGTCGTATTTAAATGGTTCATCAAACTTGTCTATGTGATTATGCCGGCCGATCCTGCGGATGCCGCCCAGATTCCCGTCCATCTTTCGCTTTTCCATACCATGTTCAACCTTACCAATACCTTTGTCTTTATCTGGTTTATCCCGCTGTTCGCCCGGCTTGTCGAGAAGCTTGTCCGACCGGGAAAACGGGACATACAGGCTGCCGGGTACAGGTTGAATTATTTCAAGTCCCCCCTCCAGGATACCCCGGAACTGAATATCATCGAGGCGAAACAGGAAGTGAGTAAAATGGCGGATGTGACCGGCGGGATGTTCGATATATTCTGCGAGGTCTTCAATAACCCGGACAAAAAGATGCGGCAGCTCGTCGAACGGGTAAAGGAGATGGAGGAATTGACGGACCAGATGCAGGAGCAGATATCGGCGTATCTGGCGGAACTCGCGCGTGAAAACCTGACGGAAAAAAGTTCGCAGAACGTCACCTCGATGCTCCGCATTACCCATGAACTCGAAAGCATCGGGGACTCGTGTTATAATCTCATGATTCTGGCGCAGCGCCGTTATGACAAGAAATACGTACTCAATAAAAGGGCCCTTGAAGAAATCGGTACCTTTTCGGGATATGTGAAAGCATTCATCGCCTTTTACCGGGAACACCTCAACCGGCATTTGAGTAGTTACGACCTCGACAGGGCATACGAGCTCGAGGATATGATCGATTCCATGCGCGACAAATTGAAGAGAAACGCGCGAAAACGGCTTCAATCCGGTTCGAACGTGAAGCCGGAACTCCTCTTTATCGATATCGTGCGCCACTTCGAACAGATCGGGGATTATTCCCTCAACATTTCCCAGGCGTTGCGGCAGATCCGGTAGCGGACAACTCTGCTTTCGATCGATCGCGATGATGAAAAGGGCCGATTGAGCATCGATGTGAAAAACGAGTGAACGAACGGGCTACGGACTTCAGCATATATTGCGAAGCATGATATAATCGCACGACCGGTAAGGGGTGAATTATGGAAAAAGAAAACCTGAAAGCCGCGGTGCACCTCATCAAAAAAGCTGGAAAAATCGTCGCTTTTACCGGGGCCGGTATTTCAGTTGAAAGCGGCATCCCCCCGTTCAGGGGTGAAAAAGGATTGTGGAATACTTACAATCCCGACTATTTTCATATCGATTATTTCAAGTCCAATCCCGAAGATTCGTGGCGGCTCGTCAAAAAACTCTTTTACGAGTTTTACGGCAAAGTGAAACCGAATGCCGCCCACAGCGCCCTAGCCGCCATGGAGAACCGCGGTCTGCTTCATGCGGTGATTACACAAAACATCGACAACCTTCATCAGGAAGCGGGCTCCCGTATCGTGATCGATTTTCACGGCAACCTGCGGCACGTCGTTTGTACGAAGTGCCGCAAAAGGACTCGATTTGCCGATGTCGATCCCGCGCAACCGGTCCCCGAATGCCCTGCATGCGGGGGTATAGTTAAGCCCGATATCGTCTTTTTCGGCGAACCGATATCACCCGGCGTCCAGCGGGAATCTTTCAGACAGGCGGAAGAAGCGGATGTTCTGCTTGTGATCGGGACCACGGGGGAGGTGATGCCTGCTTCGATGATCGTCTCCTTCGCGAAGGAGAATGGGGCCGACATCATCGAAATCAACACCACCCCTTCAATGTTCACTCACTCGCTTACCGATATTTTTCTGCAGGGAAAAGCGGCCGGCCAAATGACGAACCTTTGCGATACGCTCGGTGTTTCTCTCTGAACGGGAATAATCTTGTATATTCGCCGTTTTTATTGCATAGTAATGGCAGAAACGGAACGGCGAACCGTAATCATGATACAAAGCAAACAGCGAGAGGAGATTGAGAACCATGAAGGTAAGCAGTGTCGAACAAATGAGGAAACTGGATCAACGTGCCGTCAGGGACTACGGGATTCCGGAGGAGATCCTCATGGAAAACGCCGGTATCGCCGCCCACACCGTCCTGCTCGAGGAAACGGGAATCGTCGAAAAGCGTTTCGCCGTCATCTGTGCCACGGGTAATAACGGCGGCGACGGGCTTGTCGTCGCACGCAAACTCCATTCAATGGGAAGCGCGGTCCGCGTATATATAGCCTTTGACATGAAAGGCTTCAAAGGTGCATCGGCCATAAATTTTAACATCCTCTCGCAAACGGATGTTCCGCTCGTCCAATGCCCTGAAGCCGCGATGCTGGCCGAAGAACTCGCCGATGCCGATGTTATCGTGGACGCCCTTTTTGGAACGGGCCTTACGCGGAACATCGGGGGGCGCTATCTCGATATCGTGCGGGCAATCAATACATGCGGCAAACCGATACTGAGTCTCGATATTCCTTCCGGCGTCAACGGCGATACCGGAAACATCATGGGTGAAGCGGTGAAAGCTGATTACACGGTGACATTCGGCCTGCCGAAAATCGGAAATATACGTTTTCCGGGTTTTCACCATTGCGGCAAGCTGTTTGTTTCCCATATCTCGTTTCCGCCCCCCCTCACTCGAACGCCCGAGATCGAGACTGAAATTTCGGTTCCCCTTCCGCTGCCCGAACGCGATGAAAACGGGCACAAGGGAACGTTCGGGGATGTCCTTTTCATCGCCGGCGCCGCCTCCTACTACGGCGCGCCGGGTTTCGCGTCGCGGTCTTTTCTCAAGGCGGGCGGCGGTTATGCGAGACTCGCGGCCCCCGCGTCGATGGTTCCCCATATCGCCCAGGCGGCGCCGGAAGTCGTTTTCATACCCATGGAGGAGACCGATGCGAAAAGTATCGGCGCGGGCAATCTCGAAAGGCTGCTTCGGTGTGCCGCGGCCTCCGATATGGTGGTCATTGGTCCCGGCCTGTCGCTGCATCCCGAAACGGCCGGACTGGTGCGAAGCCTGGCGGAAATGATCGAGGTTCCGCTGCTCGTCGACGGTGACGGGCTTACGGCCCTCGCCGCCGACCCGTCGATCGTCGAAAAACGGAAGGCCCATACCGTCCTTACGCCGCATCCCGGTGAAATGGCTGCCATCAGCGGAAAAACGGTCGGGGAAGTCCTTTCGGACGGCGTCAGTGTCTGCCGGGATACGGCCCGAAAGCTTTCGTCGTATATCGTTCTCAAGGGAGCCCATTCTTTGATCGGTGCGCCGGACGGGCGGGTGAGAATCAACATGAGCGGCAACTCCGGCATGGGAACGGCGGGTTCGGGTGATGTTTTAACGGGAACTATCGCGGCCGCCTATACCCTGGGACTGCCGGTTTCCGAAGCCGTTGCGGCCGGTGTTTTCATACACGGCCTTTCGGGGGATCTATCCGCGGGTAAAAAGGGCAAAGACGGTATCACGGCTGCGGATATTTGCGATACCCTTCCCGCCGCCGTAAACCGCTACCGCATGGAGTATGGAGCATTGATGAGGGATCACTATAAAAAGATTTATCTTTTATAATGCGGCGGTGAGAGCGGATCCGTGCTGAGGAGCAAATTTCTTTTCACCCCCTTGTTTATATTTATCGTATCAGGTATATTCTATTGAGAAGCGGCTTTACGTCCGTCGGATGATAGAAGCCGGTGACGGGCAATGGCAAACGGAAACGTTTTATAGAAACTTGAAAGAGGAATATCGGGTGATTATTATGAAAAGTACTGATATCGACAGAAGAAACAGGGAATTAAAACGATCGATCAAAAAACAGGAAGCTCTTGATCGCAAAAAAAACAAACGCGGTTCACAGACTATCGGAGAATATATCAATAGACTTTCCGGGTTGTTCTTTCATGATAATAACCGCATTTACAACCTCGATAATTCCGATATTCTTGAATTGATCGAGGAAGTCCGGCTTAATCTGGAAGAACGGCAGTGGGAAGTTGTTTTACGAAAAGCGATCAAAAAAACGGGTGTTTCGGAACGGGAACAAGCCTTTGAAAAACTGAAATCATATCTGCATATATAAGAACTTTTCGGTAATGATGATTTTCCCTTGACTTATCGGGCGGCAAAAATTAGAGTATGTATAGAAGCTTTCATTAAAGCGTCATGATAAATCCGGGGAGTCGATTGAATGGGAGACATGCGAACATTTCCAAGACTCAGTCTTGCATCAGATATCGAATATAACAGGATAAGCAGCGAAAAAGTGACGGGCGACGCACAGGGGGGGGTGTCGAAAACAAAGGATATCAGTAAAGGCGGTATCTGTCTTATCACCAGTGAACCCCTCCATAAAGGGGATATTTTACACCTGAAATTACGGTTGCAGGGGATCGATACGGTTATCGAAGCGATCGGGAAGGTCGTCTGGACGGAATCCTTTGAAATCGGAAATCAGAAGGGGTATGATAACGGGATCGAGTTCATTAAAATTCCTGACGAGTTCCGGAAAATAATCGAAAGATTCGTCAACGATATGTTCCCCGATTAGTCGAAAACGCCGGTCATTTCAAGGTCTGCAGCCCTAAAGCAGTTTCGGACGCGGTGAGAGAAAGAAATCCATCAGTGTATGGCCCTTTTCGACCATGAAACCACGAATCGCGGCTTCCTGTTCGGTAAACGAAGTTCTTCCATTCGGTTCAATATCGCTTCCTCCGATAACAAAGGGCACCGGGTCTGCGGTATGCGTCCGGATGGTACTCGGCGTGGGATGATCCGGCATGAGCAGCATCCGCCACGGAAGCCCTCCGCTTTGCAGATGGTGTACGATCGGACCGACAATATGGGTGTCGATCGCTTCGATCGCCCTGATTTTCTCGTGCGGAAGACCGGCATGACCCGCTTCATCGGGGGCCTCGATATGGACGCAGACAACCTCGTAATCCTCAAGCGCATCGATCGCGTGGGAGCCTTTTCCCTCATAGCTGGTGTCGAAGTAACCGGTCGCCCCCGGCACGTCGATGACGTCCCATCCCATCAGTATGCCGATTCCTCTGACGAGATCGACCGCGGCGATGATCGCTCCGCTTAGCCCGTATTTTTTCTTGAAGGATTCAAAAACGGGCGGAGTTCCTTCCCCCCAAAACCAGAGACTCGTGGCGGGATGCTTGTTTGCCTTTTTCCGGTTGCGATTGACCTCATGATCGGGAAGAAAGACCTGTGATTCGCGTATCATTGATTGCAGCAGATCCGCCCCCCTGCCTTGCGGGAGGTACGGCGATATCTCTTTGTCGAGGATATCATGCGGCGGCGTTGTAACCCCGTCGAAATCGCCTTTGTAGGTCATGAGGTTTCTGTAGCTGACGCCGCTGTAAAAGGCGAGTGTTTCCGATCCGAACCGCCGGTTCACTTCCCCGATCAGTATTGCCGCTTCTTCGGAGGATATGTTGTCGCTCGAGTGATCGATCATGACATTGTCGATGATGGTCACGAGGTTGCAGCGAAAGGCCCACTCGGATTGTCCGAGGGTGATTCCCCTCGCGACCGCTTCGATGGGGGCCCTGCCGCTGTAACAGGCGGCAGGATCATTGCCGAGAAGGGACATGATGGCGACATCGGATCCGGGCTGCATTCCGGGCGGCACGGTTCGAACGCAGCCGATAATACCATTCGCGACGAGTTCGTCCGTATACGGTATACGGGCCGTCTCGAGGGGGGTTTTCCCGCCGAGGTCATCGAGGGGCACGTCAGCGGCGCCATCGGCGATGACGATCACATATTTCATCGTGTATCTCCTTTTCCGGAATGAAAAATATTAGCAAACGACTTCAAGCGGCACCGCCGTTTCAGCAATGCTCGTCGAGGATGGCAATACAGATACTTTTCGCCTTGATCACTTCGAGTTTGTCCACCTCATTCAGGGCGCTGATAATGTTTCCTTCATCCGCGGGGTGGGTGGTGATAATGACCGGCACCCCCGCCCCCGGTGTCGCTTCCGGAGGATTTTCCTTTTGAAGCACCGAACTGATACTGATACGGTGCTTTCCGAACCGGTCCGCGATTTTCGCGAGAACGCCGGGGGAGTCCTGCGCGGTAATCCGGATATAGTAGCGGGAATGAATGGCTTCCCTCGGAAGCTGGGTCGCCGGCTGTACAAAATCCGGCCAGAGATTGAGGTTCTCGAAGAGGGAGGCGGTTATCCCGGCGGCTGTCTGATAAAGATCCGAAACGACGGCCGACGCGGTCGGTTCGCTTCCCGCACCCTTTCCGTAATACATCGTGTGAC is a genomic window containing:
- a CDS encoding SPASM domain-containing protein produces the protein MNGEIPYVLSEHTIIGKIRDASDYYLINLLTGGAAIVPEETALSISKGNFQNQEDLLVRKGFLLNKEDEKIMFINAYLDFSKRQSSSRMDLFLIPWYTDGAGLPIKGKDEKMKADEPIRPEVVDAFFRLVDSRYRNRKKRIVICGGEPFLTGDTYESIIDDIMTGSAERGIKVSFSTNGLTLSEYPIRLEPGATDEIHILFDMEGAFAKEGGKTPDIRSSTGIPGLPEKTASGIDEVLSRGIPLCLDIRCRRQDLKGLHTLAAFTFERGWTENEFFRARLGNRRHIFYCPSENEIISSDESFLSALYETVIDYPEILELLQPFRGISYELLQKKELPPPSFDACPAIISSLTCDHTGKLFLCPLAAIESKSDIGRYYPEESWNEAEIDRYKDRDITTITECRLCSYRLACGGGCPLNARTGHGNPADSDCRPVAVSLDAGMSLYFEKKVISS
- a CDS encoding Na/Pi cotransporter family protein produces the protein MDVIVKIFNIAGSLAVFLYGMKIMSDGIQKVAGERLQSILNFMTRNRFAAVLTGFLITSIIQSSSATTVMVVSFVNASLLSLTQAIGVIMGANIGTTVTGWIVSIFGFKFDITCIALPVVGIGFPFFFSKVPGRRDFGEVLVGFGLLFLGLMFLKNSVPPIKEHTEVFEFVRNFEDMGPVSLLLFVLLGTMVTVIVQSSSAAMAITIAMAFAGWIQFPSAAAIVLGENIGTTITAYLASLNTNVAARRAARAHFLFNVIGVVWMLVVFKWFIKLVYVIMPADPADAAQIPVHLSLFHTMFNLTNTFVFIWFIPLFARLVEKLVRPGKRDIQAAGYRLNYFKSPLQDTPELNIIEAKQEVSKMADVTGGMFDIFCEVFNNPDKKMRQLVERVKEMEELTDQMQEQISAYLAELARENLTEKSSQNVTSMLRITHELESIGDSCYNLMILAQRRYDKKYVLNKRALEEIGTFSGYVKAFIAFYREHLNRHLSSYDLDRAYELEDMIDSMRDKLKRNARKRLQSGSNVKPELLFIDIVRHFEQIGDYSLNISQALRQIR
- a CDS encoding NAD-dependent deacylase, translating into MEKENLKAAVHLIKKAGKIVAFTGAGISVESGIPPFRGEKGLWNTYNPDYFHIDYFKSNPEDSWRLVKKLFYEFYGKVKPNAAHSALAAMENRGLLHAVITQNIDNLHQEAGSRIVIDFHGNLRHVVCTKCRKRTRFADVDPAQPVPECPACGGIVKPDIVFFGEPISPGVQRESFRQAEEADVLLVIGTTGEVMPASMIVSFAKENGADIIEINTTPSMFTHSLTDIFLQGKAAGQMTNLCDTLGVSL
- a CDS encoding NAD(P)H-hydrate dehydratase, with product MKVSSVEQMRKLDQRAVRDYGIPEEILMENAGIAAHTVLLEETGIVEKRFAVICATGNNGGDGLVVARKLHSMGSAVRVYIAFDMKGFKGASAINFNILSQTDVPLVQCPEAAMLAEELADADVIVDALFGTGLTRNIGGRYLDIVRAINTCGKPILSLDIPSGVNGDTGNIMGEAVKADYTVTFGLPKIGNIRFPGFHHCGKLFVSHISFPPPLTRTPEIETEISVPLPLPERDENGHKGTFGDVLFIAGAASYYGAPGFASRSFLKAGGGYARLAAPASMVPHIAQAAPEVVFIPMEETDAKSIGAGNLERLLRCAAASDMVVIGPGLSLHPETAGLVRSLAEMIEVPLLVDGDGLTALAADPSIVEKRKAHTVLTPHPGEMAAISGKTVGEVLSDGVSVCRDTARKLSSYIVLKGAHSLIGAPDGRVRINMSGNSGMGTAGSGDVLTGTIAAAYTLGLPVSEAVAAGVFIHGLSGDLSAGKKGKDGITAADICDTLPAAVNRYRMEYGALMRDHYKKIYLL
- a CDS encoding PilZ domain-containing protein, yielding MGDMRTFPRLSLASDIEYNRISSEKVTGDAQGGVSKTKDISKGGICLITSEPLHKGDILHLKLRLQGIDTVIEAIGKVVWTESFEIGNQKGYDNGIEFIKIPDEFRKIIERFVNDMFPD
- a CDS encoding cofactor-independent phosphoglycerate mutase, with amino-acid sequence MKYVIVIADGAADVPLDDLGGKTPLETARIPYTDELVANGIIGCVRTVPPGMQPGSDVAIMSLLGNDPAACYSGRAPIEAVARGITLGQSEWAFRCNLVTIIDNVMIDHSSDNISSEEAAILIGEVNRRFGSETLAFYSGVSYRNLMTYKGDFDGVTTPPHDILDKEISPYLPQGRGADLLQSMIRESQVFLPDHEVNRNRKKANKHPATSLWFWGEGTPPVFESFKKKYGLSGAIIAAVDLVRGIGILMGWDVIDVPGATGYFDTSYEGKGSHAIDALEDYEVVCVHIEAPDEAGHAGLPHEKIRAIEAIDTHIVGPIVHHLQSGGLPWRMLLMPDHPTPSTIRTHTADPVPFVIGGSDIEPNGRTSFTEQEAAIRGFMVEKGHTLMDFFLSPRPKLL